GGCTTTTATGGGGAGAGATGAGAAGCTTCCaagcccttcccctcccttttctctgcCCAAGCTCCAGCGAAAGCCACAGGCCTGAATTATGGATGAGACTCCTTAGGTTACAGCCGTTCCACCGCACCAGAGAAGAGTCCAAAGACAAGAAGCAGTCAACATTAGCAGCAGCTGccgctccctcccccaccccacccccagctggAGAGAAAGATTTCTCCCTTGTTTTCCCTGGAGGGGAGAACTGGCCTGCCATGATTGTTCTAGAGGAAATGGTCATTTGCTGGGGGAACACAAGCTTCCTTCCACCCCACCTAGGCTCTGGGGAAGAAGGTGGTTTTATAGCTGGGTGAGAAAGTGTGGAGCAAGGTGGAGCTGGGTTTCCTTCCCCGTTCAGTGTGCTAAATGGGACAGTGATGGCTGTCTGCTGACCTGGTCCTTTCCACCCCAGCAGGAGCCTTGCACACATTCCTTGCTTGCCCATGAGGAGATGGCCACTCTGTCTGAATAGGTCAGTGCAAGACTTGGGGGCAAAGAAAGggacctggggagggggggggaagagctctGCTGGAGGCCAGGGAATTAGGCTACTGACCTGAAGAGAGAAACTGGCATAAAGGTTGCCTCTCCCTGACCCCCATTTCAGGAGAACGGGAGAGAATCACATTAGAGTGCCCAGTTGTGAGAGCAAACTTCCTGATAAGAAAGCAAAAGAGGGATCAGATGGTTCCTTGTTATAGGGACAATTCATGACGCCTTTGTATCTTAGTCAGAAAGAGCTTTTTCCCAGTGCTCAGACCCTACAGTGAATGTATGAAGATTGTAAGAGGAATATGTCTTGCTGAATGAACCTGGAAACAaccattttttccccctttggtagGTATGGTACTGGTAGGAATAGAGATGTGCCAATATCTGTGGCTATTGGCGTTGCGTGAAGGACCCTGCCTGGTGCTTGTCATGAGGAGAATGAAGGCTGAAAGGAGTGGGAAGAGCGCGTAGGGCCCAAGCGGAGATGGTGTGAACGACTGAAACGGTATCAGCAGCTTGTGTTACTCGTTTACCACGTCACACCACCTACGCCAATACAGACAGAGGTTGGGAACTATGTACCGCCTGCATGGGAGTGCTCACGTGAGGCCATCTGTGCACATATGTGCACAGTGACAACGTACGCCTGGCTTGCCGAGGGAAAGCGCACGCACCCGCCTGCCTTCTCACGTGGGATTCTGCCTCGGCAGAGTTGCCAACTCAGGTGATTTTTGTGAATTTCATGATTCGGGGATTGTTTCTCTTCTCATCCTCCAGGTTCTTGaggagtgggaggcttttggctttcttttcttgaaatggaAGCATGCAGTCCGTTCCCAAAGAATGAGAACAGGAGCTGGGAAGCATAACTGGAAAAAGTAGAGCTTCTGTGGGACACCGTATTGTCAGTCTGCCTTAATCTTTTGACGTTTCAGTGCAATGGAAAGCTTGGCACTTGAGCCATTTTGAATATGTGGACTGCGTATTTAGTGGGATGTACCAGAGGGAGTCAGTATTACCTAATAGTGACAGTAACGTGAATAGTGGTGTAATACATCAGTCTTGAAATAACCTGAGTAATGGGGGCCGGTGGGCCACACTGGCAGTATTGCACATAATTAGGGGCTGGGTAAGTGATGATGCTCATCCTTACCTGTTCTTCTTTTCCAGGCTTGGCTCCCACGTTTCTACTCCTGCTGGCCTTGCCCCTGGGAGCCCCCTCGTGCCCTATGCTGTGCACCTGCTACTTTTCTCCGCCCACCGTCAGCTGCCAGGCCAACAACTTCTCCTCCGTGCCACGGGTCCTGCCACCCAACGCTCAGCGCCTCTTTCTGCAAAACAATCTGATTGGGACCCTGCGGCCAGGGATGTTTGGGCCCAGCCTCACCACTCTGTGGCTCTACTCCAACAATATCTCCTCCATCCAGCCAGGTACCTTCCGCCACCTGCAGGGTCTGGAGGAGTTGGACCTGGGGGACAACCGCAATTTACGCACTCTGGACCCAGACACTTTCCGTGGCCTGGAAAGGCTCCAGTCTCTACACCTTTACCGCTGTCAGCTGAGTAGCCTACCGACCACCATCTTCCGCAATCTTTTCAGCCTCCAGTACCTCTATCTGCAGGAGAACAATCTCCTTTGCCTGCAGGTGAGTGGTTTCAGTTTGACATTGACACTGAGTTCATTTGGCCTCTAGAGTAGAAGTGAGCaacatccagatgttgttggtctgcaTCTTCCATGGTTCTTCACCATTGGGTCTGCTATGCAGAGCTGTTGAGAATTGTAGCCCAGTACCTAAAGGACTGGGCTTTGCCAGCTCCTGTCCTGGAGAGGGCAGGTTCGCAGGTGGGCAGTGGCATGGGATCTCCTTTGTCGTCTAGTGGCCCTTTGAGTAGACCCGGTTCCATGTTATGGATCTTTGTCCCTTGTGAAAATGCACGTCCAAGTTGGTTTTTGAAGAAACATTCCTGCTGCTGTGGCAGAGGGTGGGGATTGAGGATGAGAgtttgggaagggaaggggggtggGTAGGTGGAGGGCAGGGTAGGATAGGACAGACTGTCCTTTGGGACCAAAAGATACAGGGAGAGCCACGACTCCTGGGTTTCAAATGACTGTGAGGACAGGTGAGAAATAGGCCCTGGGGAGAAATCCCACTTCCCTTGGTGAAAGAGGGGGGAAGCAGGAGTGCTGATAGTGATTCCCCAGGTAGATGGCTTAGCATGTGAATTCCTCTCTCAAGAGGGCAAACtaagcccccccccgcctctaGGCTCCACTCTTATCTCATCAGAAGGGTGGCAAAGCACTGATGTGGCTCTGAAGCCTCCTCCCTTCTTCCAAGTATTTCTCCCCTGAAGGCAGATGCTCGGGTGCCCTGCCAGCGACTCACTTAAAAACCACATGCCTCTCCAGCCCTGGGCACTGTGGCTTCAGAGGAGGGGAAGCTCCAGCCTGGCCTGCAGCAGTAAAAATGCACTTATAGATGTTGCCTCCCTGCTTCAAGCCACATCCGTAGTGGAGGGAGGGGCCCAGGGTTGGTtgtggaaggaggagaggagggagggccCCTCTTTGGTGCCTCTCTTGTGGTGCAAGACATCCAGAGCAGGAGTCAATAAACTTTATGTTTCTACTCAGCAATAGACTCCTGCCtaagggcaggagggagggaagaaccTAAGAAGGGCAGTAAACATTGAGTCTTCAGCAGCAGCTGATAATACTCCCTGTGTAGGAGAGAGCTTTTGGGACAGTCCATTCTAAGATGCCTCTTCTTCatacctctttcttcttcctcaatcTCCCAGGATGACCTTTTTGTGGACTTGGCTAACCTGAGCCATCTTTTCCTCCATGGCAACAAGATCTGGCAGCTCTCAGAAAACGTCTTCCGGGGCCTGTCAGGATTAGACCGCCTGTTGCTCCACAGGAACCGCCTGCATGCTATTCCCACGTGGGCCTTCCGTGACCTGGGCAAGCTCACCATCCTGTATTTGTTTAACAATAGCCTGGCCACCCTCTCTGGGGAAACCCTCTCCGACTTGCCCTCCCTGGAATTCCTGCGCCTCAACAACAACCCGTGGGCCTGTGACTGCCGCTCCCGCTCCCTGTGGGCTTGGTTCCAGCGCACACGGGTCTCCGTCTCTGACGTCCTGTGCGCATCCCCTGCAGAGCGCAAAGGACGGGATATGCGTTACCTCAACGAAGAGGTCTTTCAGAACTGCCCTCTAGtcagccaccaccaccctgttGGCTTTGACTGGGGCTGTCGGCCTGAATGGGAGAATGGAGCcgttcacccccacccccacccgcacccTCGTCCTCATCCCAATGGCTCATCCAATCACCTCTATGG
The Pogona vitticeps strain Pit_001003342236 chromosome 1, PviZW2.1, whole genome shotgun sequence genome window above contains:
- the RTN4RL2 gene encoding reticulon-4 receptor-like 2, giving the protein MLLRLGPSLYGLAPTFLLLLALPLGAPSCPMLCTCYFSPPTVSCQANNFSSVPRVLPPNAQRLFLQNNLIGTLRPGMFGPSLTTLWLYSNNISSIQPGTFRHLQGLEELDLGDNRNLRTLDPDTFRGLERLQSLHLYRCQLSSLPTTIFRNLFSLQYLYLQENNLLCLQDDLFVDLANLSHLFLHGNKIWQLSENVFRGLSGLDRLLLHRNRLHAIPTWAFRDLGKLTILYLFNNSLATLSGETLSDLPSLEFLRLNNNPWACDCRSRSLWAWFQRTRVSVSDVLCASPAERKGRDMRYLNEEVFQNCPLVSHHHPVGFDWGCRPEWENGAVHPHPHPHPRPHPNGSSNHLYGLGGSPPADPSSFYRDVPANDIRSPKYDPPTEDDHWGGYGNEEGGQLKKGCPGPGCSSLDSGAIRIGALSLPFPCLLMLWGPSWF